In Cloacibacillus sp., the genomic window ACCCCTATACGCTCGCGAGCGAAATAATTCAGAAGATTATAAAATAAATAATCCATACGGAGGAACTGATAAATTATGAAAATAGCGGTAGCTTCAGATCACGCGGGATATGAACTAAAGGAAGAGATAAAGGAGAGCCTCGCTAACGCAGGGCATGAGGTGCTCGACTGCGGCACAGCCTCCGGCGACGTGCGCGTCGATTACCCCGATTGGGGCTTCAAGGCCGCCGACGCCGTGGCGAGCCACAAGGCCGAGCGCGGCATCCTCGTCTGCGGCACCGGCATCGGCATGAGCATCGTCGCGAACAAGGTCAAAGGAATACGCGCGGCGCTCTGCCACGACCACTTTACGGCGGTCATGAGCCGTCGCCATAACGACGCCAACGTCCTCGTGCTCGGGGCGCGTGTGCTCGGCTCGGACGTCGCCGAAGACATGGTCAAGGCGTGGCTCGCGGAGCCCTTCGAAGGCGGACGGCACTGCTTCCGGCTTGAGAAGATCAGCGCCTACGAAAACGAGAACTCAAACTCCCGCGAGGCGGCCTCCGGCGACGGCAGGACCGTAGTCATCGACCACCCGCTGGTGCGCCACAAGCTCGGGCTCATGCGCAATAAAGAGACCTCATCGAAGGACTTCCGCGACCTCGTGCAGGAGGTCGCCGGACTCATGGTATACGAGGTGACGCGCCACCTGCCGCTGGAAGAGGTGGAGATCGAGACCCCCGTCGCGAAGACGCGTGTATTCACTATATCGGGCAAAAAGCTCGCGATCGTCCCCGTTCTGCGCGCCGGCCTCGGCATGGTGGAGGGGATCCTTAAACTCGTTCCCAACGCGAAGGTGGGGCATATCGGCCTCTACCGCGACCCAGAGACGCTGAAACCCGTCGATTACTACTGCAAACTGCCATGCGACATTTCGGAGCGAGAGATATTCGTCGTCGACCCGATGCTCGCCACCGGCGGTTCGGCGGCGGCGGCCGTCAGCCACATCAAGGACAGGGGCGGCAAAAAGGTCTCACTGGTATCGCTGCTCGCCGCTCCCGAGGGTATCGCCGCCTTCCACGAGGCTCACCCCGACGTGGATATATACACGGCGGCCGTCGACAGCCATCTCAACGACCACGGGTACATAGTTCCCGGACTCGGAGACGCTGGAGACAGGCTCTTCGGAACAAAGTAATAAAAAAGCCGCCTGACCTGCGGCTCCACAAAAATGAAAGGAATATAAATTGCTTTCAATCTATCTGTTTACGCTCTTAACCTTCCTCTGGGGACTGGTCGGTACGCCGATCGCGATCGCGCTGGCGCAGAAATTCCGCCTGCTTGACATCCCCGGAGGAAGAAAGAAACATCACAACATCATGCCCCGCGGCGCGGGGCTTGTTCTGTGGAGCGGCTATCTTATGTGGGCCCTCTTCACCGGAAACCCCGGTGTCGAGGTGCCCTATATCGC contains:
- the upp gene encoding uracil phosphoribosyltransferase, with the protein product MKIAVASDHAGYELKEEIKESLANAGHEVLDCGTASGDVRVDYPDWGFKAADAVASHKAERGILVCGTGIGMSIVANKVKGIRAALCHDHFTAVMSRRHNDANVLVLGARVLGSDVAEDMVKAWLAEPFEGGRHCFRLEKISAYENENSNSREAASGDGRTVVIDHPLVRHKLGLMRNKETSSKDFRDLVQEVAGLMVYEVTRHLPLEEVEIETPVAKTRVFTISGKKLAIVPVLRAGLGMVEGILKLVPNAKVGHIGLYRDPETLKPVDYYCKLPCDISEREIFVVDPMLATGGSAAAAVSHIKDRGGKKVSLVSLLAAPEGIAAFHEAHPDVDIYTAAVDSHLNDHGYIVPGLGDAGDRLFGTK